AATACCAACCATTGAAATAGAGACCTCTATAGAGAACGAGACGATAGATTTGGAAGGAGCAAATCAGCTGAGTTTGTTGGAACCTTTTGGCAATAGCAATCCTGTGCCAGCTTATATTATAAACGATTTGCATATAAAACAAACTTATACTGTTGGAAATAACAATCATTTACGAATAATTGCTAAAAAGGATGAAATGTGCTATGACATTATTATGTTTAATGTAGGTAGTGAAGCAAATAGATTTAAAGAAGGATATATCATTGATATTGCAGGATACATCAATGTTAATGAGTGGAACGGTAATAAGAAAGTAGAGATAATTGCGAAAGATATTAAGATAAAAGAAAAAAACACGATGTTTTTTAGAAATTTACTAAATAATATAATGAATTTTAGTGATTTTACTGCAGAAAGCATAGATAATAAAAATTTTATTGATATGAGGGAGATGGATGACAGACAATCTTATATTTTAAAAATGTTCAGAAGCAATGAGAGTGTTGCTGTAATAGTAAATACTCGATATCATTTAAATAAACTAATAAATTATCTTATCGTCCACGATTATCGTGATTTTAAATTAAGCAGCAAAGCAGTCAATGTAGGGAAAATGATTTTGTGGAATGCAAATAATAAAGAAGTTGATCATTTGCAATCTGTATTTAAAAATATAATTTTTTATGATATACCATTTGATTCAAAAATGTTTTATAATATATTAGCAAACGACAAAAACAGTAAGATACACCTTTTGTATGGAAAGGAAGACATCAAAGCTAATTTAAAAGACATTTTTGAGATTATACCGAGAAGGAGTGATTTTGCAAAGGTCTATATTAATATTAAAAAGAATGGAAGTACGATTGTATTCAAAGATCAAGTATATGATTATTTTAAATTAAACTCAGTAAAAGTAATGCTGTGTCTAAAAATTCTAAAAAACTTTGGATTGATAAAAGTTGAAGAAAGTGATAATATTTTTGTGTTAAGAAGAAATAATATTGAGTCAAAAGTAGACATTAAAGATGATGAAATAATAAAAAAATTGGATTTGTCAGGGAAAAATTTTTTGAGGTTTGCTTTTGAAATATTGAAAACAAAAATTAAGGAGGAAACAGCATGACATTAGAAGATGTAAAGTCTTTAATAAGAGAAATACCGGATTTTCCTAGAGAAGGGATTGGATTTAAAGACGTAACGCCTGTACTAAAAGATAAAGAAGCGTTTTTATTTTCAATTGATATGTTAGCAGATGCAATAAAAGACAGAGATGTAGATTTAATTGCAGGACCAGAAGCGAGGGGTTTTTTATTTGGAGCACCTTTGGCATACAAAGTTGGGGTTGGATTTGTACCTGTAAGAAAACCAGGAAAGCTACCTGCTGAGACGATTAACTACGAATATGAACTTGAGTACGGAATGGATTCATTAGAAATACACAAGGATGCTATAGAGAAGGGTCAAAGAGTTATAATTGTTGATGATTTGCTTGCTACTGGTGGCACAATTTTTGCTGCAGCAAAATTAATAGAAGAATTAGGCGGAATTGTTGATAGTATATTATTTTTAACGGAGCTTACATTTTTGAATGGACGTAAAAAGCTTGAAGGCTATGATGTAATTTCTTTAATAAAATTTTAAAATGTCTGTTTTTAAAGGTGATCTTATATAATGATTGAAAAAGTTATTAACAAGGTAAAGGAGTACGACAAAACTGAAAATGATATTAACTTAATATTAAAAGCCTATGACTATGCGCTGAAAGCTCATGAAGGGCAGTACAGAAATTCTGGGGAGCCTTATATTGTCCATCCAGTAGAGGTTGCAATGATACTTGCTAATTTAGAGCTTGATGTTTCTACGATAGCCAGTGGGCTTCTTCATGATGTCATAGAAGATACATCTATCACTTATGAGGATATAAAGAATGAATTTGGACAAGAAATAGCAGATTTAGTTGATGGTGTAACAAAGCTGGGTATGATTGAATATAAATCAAAAGTGGAACAGCAAGCTGAAAACATGAGAAAAATGCTCATTGCAATGGCAAAAGATATAAGAGTGATAATGATAAAGCTTGCAGACCGTCTTCATAATATGCGTACGCTTAAATATTTAAGTGAAGAAAAGCAAAAGGAAAAAGCACAGGAGACGCTTGAAATATATGCACCTATAGCCCATAGATTAGGTATGTCAATGATAAAGTGGGAGTTGGAGGATTTATCATTGAGATACCTTCACCCTGATGATTATTACAGTCTTGTTGAAAAGGTTGCAAAGAAAAGAAAAGAAAGGGAAGAATCGATAAAGGAACTTATCGATAAATTAAAAGAAAAGTTAAATGAGATCGGGATAAAAGCTGAAGTTGATGGAAGACCAAAACATTTTTACAGCATATACAAAAAAATGAAACAGCAAAATAAGACTTTTGAGCAAATTTATGATTTAATGGCAGTAAGAGTAATAGTAAATACCGTAAAAGACTGCTATGGAACGCTTGGTGCTGTTCACACGTTGTGGAAGCCTATGCCGGGTAGATTTAAGGATTACATTGCTATGCCAAAACCTAATATGTATCAGTCACTTCATACAACAGTAATTGGTCCTAAAGGTGAACCATTTGAAATACAAATACGAACATGGGACATGCATAGAACTGCTGAATATGGTATAGCAGCCCACTGGAGATACAAAGAAGGCAAGTCTTACGAAGATGAATTTGATGCAAAACTTTCGTGGCTACGTCAGCTATTGGAGTGGCAGAGGGAGCTTAAAGATGCAAAGGAATTTATGGAGACATTAAAGATAGATTTATTCACAGATGAGGTTTATGTCTTTACGCCTAAAGGTGATGTTATAAGTCTTCCAGCAGGTTCTACACCTATTGATTTTGCTTACAGCATTCATACAGAAATAGGTCATAGGCTAAATGGTGCTAAAGTAAATGGGAAAATAGTGCCTATAGATTATGAGCTTAAAAATGGAGATATTGTAGAAATTCTGACGACTACTAATAGTGATAGAGGTCCTAGCAGGGATTGGCTTCAAATAGTAAAAAGTTCACAAGCAAAAAATAAGATACGGCAATGGTTTAAAAAAGAAAAACGAGAAGAAAATATAGAGCGGGGAGAAGAGATATTTTATAGAGAACTGAAAAGGCATGGGATACAGCAATCACAATTAAAAGGAGATATAATGGAATCTGTATTAAAAAAGCTTAACATGCATTCAGAAGAAGATTTATTTGCTGCAATTGGATTTGGTGGACTTGCTTTAAATCAAATAATACCACGCATTAAAGAAGAACTCAAACAAATAGAGAGTGAAAATAAAAAACAAAATACACCAGTTGTTGAGATAAAAAGGAAGCCTAAAATTGGTGGTATGGGCGTTATCGTCAAAGGCGAAGACAATGTCATGGTTAGATTTTCAAAATGCTGTTCACCAGTTCCAGGTGATGAAATAGTAGGCTATGTTACAAAAGGTCGTGGAGTATCAATACACAGGAAAGATTGTCCCAATATAAAAGACTATGTGTATGACAAAAATAGGATAATAGAAGTTGAATGGGATCAAGGCAAAAATATTGCATATCAAGCTGATATTCAGATCATGGCAAATGACAGATATGGGCTTTTAACTGATGTCACAAGTATTCTTGCTGACATAAAGATATCAGTTAGAGCGGTTAATGCTAGAACGACAAAAGATAATGTGGCTATAATAAATTTAACTTTGGAGATTACATCAAGAGAACAGCTTGAGAAGATTATGAATAAGTTAAAAGCTCTCGATGGTGTTACAGATGTGTACAGAATAAGTGCATAAAATTTGCATTTAAAAATAAAACATTACGTTATTGGAGGAATAAGAGTGAGGGCTGTCGTACAAAGAGTTTTACATGGAAAGGTTACTGTTGAAAATACAATAGTGGGAGAAATAACAAAAGGACTTGTTGTCTTGGTGGGTGTTTCTATAGATGATACGTTAGAAGATGTGGATTATATTGCTGATAAAATAGCAAATTTGCGGATTTTTGATGATAATGATGGAAAGATGAATTTTTCTATACTAGATGTAGGTGGGGAAATTTTGCTTGTGTCACAGTTTACGCTTCTTGGCGATGTAAGAAAGGGAAGAAGACCTAATTACATGAATGCTGCAAAACCTGATGATGCACTACATTTATTTAATAAGCTTTGTGAAAAATTAAAAGGCATGGGATTTTCAGTTAAAACAGGCAAATTTGGAGCAATGATGCAAGTATCTTTGACAAATGACGGGCCTGTGACAATACTCTTGGACTCGAAAAAAACTTTTTGAGGAGAGAATACAATGATAAACGACATTAATATTAAAAGATTTGTATTGGGACCATTTCAATCTAACTGCTATGTATTATCTGTAAAAGGTAGCAATGAATGCGTAATGATAGACCCGGGGACGCCCGCAAAAGAGATTGAAGATTATATAGAGAAAAATAATCTTAGCTTAAAATACATTTTAATTACGCATGGACATTTTGACCACATAGGTGGTGTTGATTTCTTTAGAGATAGATTTAAGGCAAAGGTCTGTATTTCAGCAGATGATTCAGTTATGCTTTCAGATACCCGCCTTAATCTATCTGATATAAGCTTTAAGAAAATAGTTGTTAAAAATGCTGACATTTTGCTGAATGATGATGATACTTTAGAATTAAATAATGATATCATCATATCTATTATTCATACACCTGGACATACACCTGGTGGATTATGTTATAAGGTAGATGGTGTTTGCTTTTCAGGAGACACACTTTTTAAAGGTTCTATAGGACGGACAGACTTTCCAGGTGGTAATTACAGCGAAATAATAGATTCAATAAAGAATAAATTGTTTGTCTTAGACGATGATTTGATAGTCTGTCCAGGTCATGGAGATATGACTACTATAAAAGAAGAAAAACTTCACAATCCGTTTTTATAATTCGATATTTTATATATTTCATCGGAATCTGGAGGTAGTATCTCTATTTTTTTGTTTCCATCTATCAAGAATTTCCCATGCTCTGTAATTTTACCTATTATGGTTGCTTCGATATTGTGTTTCTTTAATTCATTTACTATTTTACTGCCATTTTTTGATGTAATTATCATTGACCCACTTGAAATAAGTTTAAGGGGGTCTATATTAAAAAAGCTGCATATGATTTTAGTTTCTTCCCTTATTGGGATTAAATCATTATATATTTCAATACCTTTTTTTGATGCCTCAGCAATCTCATAGGCTGCACCTAATAAGCCACCTTCAGTAATATCGTGCATAGAATTTACTCCATGTTCCGCCGAAATTAGTCCATCTTTTACTACGCTTAGTTCATTTATAAAACTTTTAGCATTATCTAGTGTTTTAAGCGAAATATGCTTTTTAAGAATGTCATAATAGTCATTTGCAATAATAAATGTTCCCTCAAGTCCCAAAGCTTTAGTGACGATTACATCATCATTTAATTTAGCTCCACCTGTCTTTATGAATTTGTTTTTTTCACAGATTCCTACTGCTGTAGTAGATATGATGGGCTTATTAACAGATGATGTAACTTCGCTGTGGCCACCAAGGACTTCTATATTAAGTTCTTTAGCACCTCTATCTATTTCTTTCATGATTTCATACAATAATTCTTCATTTGAACCAGACGGCAATAAGATTGTTTCAAGAATACCAATTGGCTTTGCACCGCATGATGCAATATCATTGCAAGAAATGATTATCGATAGATAGCCACTTAGATTATTTGAAGCTGTTATGGGATCAGAAGAAAGTATAAC
The nucleotide sequence above comes from Thermoanaerobacterium sp. CMT5567-10. Encoded proteins:
- a CDS encoding MBL fold metallo-hydrolase — encoded protein: MINDINIKRFVLGPFQSNCYVLSVKGSNECVMIDPGTPAKEIEDYIEKNNLSLKYILITHGHFDHIGGVDFFRDRFKAKVCISADDSVMLSDTRLNLSDISFKKIVVKNADILLNDDDTLELNNDIIISIIHTPGHTPGGLCYKVDGVCFSGDTLFKGSIGRTDFPGGNYSEIIDSIKNKLFVLDDDLIVCPGHGDMTTIKEEKLHNPFL
- a CDS encoding adenine phosphoribosyltransferase; translation: MTLEDVKSLIREIPDFPREGIGFKDVTPVLKDKEAFLFSIDMLADAIKDRDVDLIAGPEARGFLFGAPLAYKVGVGFVPVRKPGKLPAETINYEYELEYGMDSLEIHKDAIEKGQRVIIVDDLLATGGTIFAAAKLIEELGGIVDSILFLTELTFLNGRKKLEGYDVISLIKF
- the dtd gene encoding D-aminoacyl-tRNA deacylase, with translation MRAVVQRVLHGKVTVENTIVGEITKGLVVLVGVSIDDTLEDVDYIADKIANLRIFDDNDGKMNFSILDVGGEILLVSQFTLLGDVRKGRRPNYMNAAKPDDALHLFNKLCEKLKGMGFSVKTGKFGAMMQVSLTNDGPVTILLDSKKTF
- a CDS encoding AIR synthase family protein, which produces MKEGKVPADVLSKFVYTNLGLKRSDVLVHSGIGEDCSVIEVGEYAVILSSDPITASNNLSGYLSIIISCNDIASCGAKPIGILETILLPSGSNEELLYEIMKEIDRGAKELNIEVLGGHSEVTSSVNKPIISTTAVGICEKNKFIKTGGAKLNDDVIVTKALGLEGTFIIANDYYDILKKHISLKTLDNAKSFINELSVVKDGLISAEHGVNSMHDITEGGLLGAAYEIAEASKKGIEIYNDLIPIREETKIICSFFNIDPLKLISSGSMIITSKNGSKIVNELKKHNIEATIIGKITEHGKFLIDGNKKIEILPPDSDEIYKISNYKNGL
- a CDS encoding bifunctional (p)ppGpp synthetase/guanosine-3',5'-bis(diphosphate) 3'-pyrophosphohydrolase, which translates into the protein MIEKVINKVKEYDKTENDINLILKAYDYALKAHEGQYRNSGEPYIVHPVEVAMILANLELDVSTIASGLLHDVIEDTSITYEDIKNEFGQEIADLVDGVTKLGMIEYKSKVEQQAENMRKMLIAMAKDIRVIMIKLADRLHNMRTLKYLSEEKQKEKAQETLEIYAPIAHRLGMSMIKWELEDLSLRYLHPDDYYSLVEKVAKKRKEREESIKELIDKLKEKLNEIGIKAEVDGRPKHFYSIYKKMKQQNKTFEQIYDLMAVRVIVNTVKDCYGTLGAVHTLWKPMPGRFKDYIAMPKPNMYQSLHTTVIGPKGEPFEIQIRTWDMHRTAEYGIAAHWRYKEGKSYEDEFDAKLSWLRQLLEWQRELKDAKEFMETLKIDLFTDEVYVFTPKGDVISLPAGSTPIDFAYSIHTEIGHRLNGAKVNGKIVPIDYELKNGDIVEILTTTNSDRGPSRDWLQIVKSSQAKNKIRQWFKKEKREENIERGEEIFYRELKRHGIQQSQLKGDIMESVLKKLNMHSEEDLFAAIGFGGLALNQIIPRIKEELKQIESENKKQNTPVVEIKRKPKIGGMGVIVKGEDNVMVRFSKCCSPVPGDEIVGYVTKGRGVSIHRKDCPNIKDYVYDKNRIIEVEWDQGKNIAYQADIQIMANDRYGLLTDVTSILADIKISVRAVNARTTKDNVAIINLTLEITSREQLEKIMNKLKALDGVTDVYRISA